A segment of the uncultured Desulfobulbus sp. genome:
GTTGGGTGAGGTTCCTGAACATTGGGACTTGACAAAATTATTTTTTGTTGCAGAAAAAATTGGCGATGGTCTCCATTCCACACCAAATTATGTTGATTCTTCAGACTATTACTTTGTAAATGGAAACAATTTAGAGAATGGAAAAATAGTAATTAGAAACACAACAAAGTGTGTCGATGAAGTCGAATACAATAAATACAAAATAAATATTAACGATAGAACAATTTTACTGTCAATCAACGGAACTATTGGAAAGATTGCCTTTTATAATGATGAAAATGTAATTTTGGGAAAAAGTGCTGCATACATTGTATGCACTAAAAAATTATCAAAGAATTATCTATTTTACTTGTTACAATCAAATGCTATAACAAATTATTTTACAGACGAGGTAACGGGTACAGGAACCACAATACAAAACTTATCTTTACATTCGATAAAGAATACACCCGTACTGCTACCACCTCTCAATGCTCAAAAAAACATCGCCAG
Coding sequences within it:
- a CDS encoding restriction endonuclease subunit S, whose protein sequence is MTKLFFVAEKIGDGLHSTPNYVDSSDYYFVNGNNLENGKIVIRNTTKCVDEVEYNKYKININDRTILLSINGTIGKIAFYNDENVILGKSAAYIVCTKKLSKNYLFYLLQSNAITNYFTDEVTGTGTTIQNLSLHSIKNTPVLLPPLNAQKNIASYLDNILTKHDFLIDKTNHAVNLLQERRTALISAAVTGKIDVRNAYYRR